The Rhabdothermincola sediminis genome window below encodes:
- a CDS encoding integrase core domain-containing protein has translation MYRSFNAVAESFWSSLKREVVHRYRFSTRADARRAIFAWINRYNHRRPHSSLGYLPPIEWENQYRQPQATLAA, from the coding sequence ATCTATAGGAGCTTCAACGCCGTCGCGGAATCGTTCTGGTCATCGCTCAAACGTGAGGTCGTGCACCGCTACCGGTTCTCGACCCGAGCCGACGCCCGCCGGGCGATCTTCGCCTGGATCAACCGCTACAACCACCGCCGGCCCCACTCCAGCCTCGGCTACCTCCCGCCCATCGAGTGGGAGAACCAGTACCGTCAACCCCAGGCCACCCTGGCCGCGTAA
- a CDS encoding CmpA/NrtA family ABC transporter substrate-binding protein yields MDRRHFLRTAATAALAMPAAKVLTACSGESTASTSASGGSAGTGRGQARKVTLGFISLTDCAPLVVAKEKGFFAERGLDVTLENGKSWPGVRDKLASGEFHAAHALFSLPLSVAAGVSKVEIGGVPAQPFRIAMVLSNNGQGITLASDLAAAGYGDPARAAEVIRSSGARQFGMTFPGGTHDTWLRYWITAGGLDPKMDSLELKPIPPPEMFNNLNQENVRGYCVGEPWNARAVLKQKGFTTMTSQDIWEHHPEKALVVNAAFAEEQRDTLTDLMGAILAAQRWADDPANVGEVAELIGVEKYVNATVDEIRSRLAGDYELGEGLGTRSYPDTRMRFYRDGLTPFPRKAHALWFLAQYARFGLIPQMPAESRRIVDEILLTDLYAEVAAKEGVPVPDDDLAPFTVALDRATFDPTKPEEEVNRR; encoded by the coding sequence ATGGATCGAAGACACTTCCTACGTACTGCCGCCACCGCCGCGCTCGCCATGCCCGCGGCCAAGGTTCTCACCGCGTGCAGCGGTGAGAGCACCGCGTCCACCTCAGCCTCCGGCGGGTCCGCGGGAACGGGTAGGGGCCAGGCACGAAAGGTCACGCTCGGGTTCATCTCGCTGACCGACTGCGCGCCGCTCGTCGTCGCCAAGGAGAAGGGCTTTTTCGCGGAACGCGGGCTCGACGTCACGCTCGAGAACGGCAAGAGCTGGCCAGGAGTGCGCGACAAGCTCGCCTCGGGGGAGTTCCACGCGGCGCACGCGCTGTTCAGCCTCCCGCTGTCGGTCGCCGCGGGCGTCTCGAAGGTCGAGATCGGTGGGGTGCCGGCGCAGCCGTTCCGCATCGCGATGGTGCTCAGCAACAACGGACAGGGCATCACCCTCGCGAGCGATCTCGCCGCCGCGGGCTACGGCGACCCGGCGCGTGCTGCAGAGGTGATCCGTTCCTCCGGCGCCCGCCAGTTCGGCATGACCTTCCCCGGGGGGACTCACGACACGTGGCTCCGCTACTGGATCACCGCTGGCGGTCTCGATCCGAAGATGGACAGCCTCGAGCTCAAACCGATCCCGCCGCCGGAGATGTTCAACAACCTCAACCAGGAGAACGTTCGCGGCTACTGCGTCGGGGAGCCGTGGAATGCGCGAGCGGTGCTGAAGCAGAAGGGCTTCACCACCATGACCTCCCAGGACATCTGGGAGCACCACCCGGAGAAGGCCCTGGTGGTCAACGCCGCGTTCGCCGAGGAGCAGCGCGACACGCTCACCGACCTCATGGGGGCGATCCTCGCCGCGCAGCGCTGGGCGGACGACCCGGCCAACGTCGGAGAGGTCGCGGAGCTGATCGGCGTCGAGAAGTACGTGAACGCCACGGTCGACGAGATCCGCAGCCGCCTCGCCGGCGACTACGAGCTGGGTGAGGGCCTGGGGACCAGGAGCTACCCCGACACGCGGATGCGCTTCTACCGCGACGGTCTCACCCCGTTCCCCCGCAAGGCGCACGCGCTGTGGTTCCTCGCCCAATACGCCCGTTTCGGGCTGATCCCACAGATGCCCGCCGAATCCCGCCGCATCGTCGACGAGATCCTGCTGACGGACCTCTACGCGGAGGTGGCGGCGAAAGAAGGGGTACCGGTACCCGACGACGACCTCGCACCGTTCACCGTCGCGCTCGACCGAGCGACGTTCGATCCGACCAAGCCCGAGGAGGAGGTGAACCGGCGATGA
- a CDS encoding ABC transporter permease gives MSVPSGLVIPEPTVVEPDGTVPNAATEPRVVGEPPPLRRGPGRLAEGIRSVVFGLLGVVLFGVAWAVVSARSGQLPGPLQTSSTLIQLLTRAFEADGPAGQGIGLQLRDSLVRVLKGFLLAAAIGVPVGFAMGVVPPIRRMLNPIVQVLRPVSPLAWFPIWLTIMVKADPAAVWVIFVSAVWPTILNTAAGAVSVPLDQLEVARVFRFSRATQLREVVIPHALPSVVTGLRLSMGVAWMVIVAAEMLSAASGIGFYVWQSYNGPGLTHVISAVLLIGATGLVLDLGFQALGRRVAHEEVRS, from the coding sequence ATGAGCGTCCCCAGCGGCCTCGTCATACCCGAGCCCACCGTCGTCGAACCGGACGGCACAGTACCGAACGCGGCTACCGAGCCTCGCGTGGTGGGCGAGCCGCCACCGCTCCGGCGGGGTCCCGGCCGGCTGGCCGAAGGCATCAGGTCAGTAGTATTCGGCCTGCTCGGCGTCGTGTTGTTCGGCGTGGCGTGGGCGGTCGTGAGTGCTCGGTCGGGCCAGCTTCCGGGGCCTCTCCAGACGTCGAGCACCCTCATCCAACTGCTCACCCGAGCGTTCGAGGCGGACGGACCGGCCGGTCAAGGTATCGGGTTGCAGTTGCGAGACTCGCTGGTGCGGGTGCTCAAGGGGTTCCTCCTCGCGGCGGCCATCGGTGTCCCGGTCGGCTTCGCGATGGGGGTGGTGCCGCCGATCCGCCGGATGCTCAACCCGATCGTGCAGGTACTACGGCCGGTGTCGCCTCTGGCGTGGTTCCCCATCTGGCTCACGATCATGGTCAAGGCCGACCCGGCTGCGGTGTGGGTGATCTTCGTGTCCGCCGTGTGGCCGACGATCCTCAACACCGCTGCGGGTGCGGTGAGCGTCCCACTCGACCAGCTCGAGGTGGCGAGGGTGTTCCGGTTCTCCCGAGCCACGCAGCTTCGCGAGGTGGTGATCCCCCACGCCTTGCCGTCGGTGGTGACGGGGCTGCGCCTCTCCATGGGGGTGGCGTGGATGGTGATCGTCGCCGCGGAGATGCTCTCCGCTGCGTCGGGCATCGGGTTCTACGTCTGGCAGTCCTACAACGGTCCAGGTCTGACGCATGTCATCTCCGCGGTACTGCTCATCGGCGCCACGGGCCTCGTGCTCGACCTGGGGTTCCAGGCGCTGGGACGGCGGGTCGCTCACGAGGAGGTGCGGTCGTGA
- a CDS encoding ABC transporter ATP-binding protein has translation MSLVVDGVWKGFATRSGTQWVLRDVSLTIEPGEFIALIGHSGCGKSTLLSALGGLLPVDAGRIALDGEEVRAPGPDRAIVFQRYSLLPRLSLARNVAVAVRSSRRSWSKAKVDEAVERTLRAVGLWEHRDKKPHQVSGGMQQRCAVARAFAVEPRALLLDEPFGALDALTRARLQGLLVDLWSSESDTELVAMVTHGVDEAILLADRVVVMSGPPGPSIIDVIDVDIPRPRNRVTIVDDPGFRAAQARLLALLERDTGWDAA, from the coding sequence GTGAGTTTGGTCGTCGACGGTGTCTGGAAGGGGTTCGCGACCCGTTCCGGGACCCAGTGGGTGCTGCGCGACGTATCCCTCACGATCGAACCCGGAGAGTTCATCGCGCTGATCGGGCATTCTGGCTGTGGGAAGTCGACGCTGCTGAGCGCGCTCGGTGGGTTGCTCCCGGTCGACGCGGGACGGATCGCCCTCGATGGGGAGGAGGTGCGCGCTCCGGGCCCGGACCGGGCGATCGTCTTCCAGCGATACTCCCTTCTGCCCCGGCTCTCGCTGGCTCGGAACGTGGCAGTGGCCGTGCGCTCCTCGCGGCGGAGTTGGTCGAAGGCCAAGGTCGACGAGGCGGTAGAGCGGACGTTGCGAGCCGTCGGGCTCTGGGAGCACCGGGACAAGAAGCCACACCAGGTCTCCGGTGGGATGCAGCAGCGGTGCGCGGTCGCTCGGGCCTTCGCCGTGGAACCTCGAGCTCTGCTCCTGGATGAGCCGTTCGGTGCCCTCGACGCGCTGACCCGCGCGCGTCTGCAAGGCCTGCTCGTCGACTTGTGGAGCTCCGAGAGCGACACCGAGTTGGTGGCGATGGTGACCCACGGGGTGGACGAGGCGATCCTGCTCGCGGATCGAGTGGTCGTCATGTCCGGGCCCCCCGGCCCGAGCATCATCGACGTCATCGACGTCGACATCCCCCGACCCCGCAACCGGGTGACGATCGTCGACGACCCGGGCTTTCGGGCCGCCCAGGCCCGGTTGCTCGCGCTCCTCGAGCGCGACACCGGCTGGGACGCTGCCTGA
- a CDS encoding cation diffusion facilitator family transporter, which produces MESGGDPAERSGHAHAHAHGAAVRSGARHLRRLWMAFALIAVFFVVEAVGGLLTNSLALLSDAAHMLTDLLGLGMALAAIHVANRPIQRAQHTFGLYRLEILAALANAVLLLGVGVYVLVEAIQRVQHPEEVLGVEMLVIAVVGLVVNVVAMAWLRPGSKESLNVRGAYLEVLADLLSSVGVIVAAVIVGSTGWTYADPLIAAAIGLFIFPRTFRLGGQALRVLVQAAPPGIDVEEVRAQLAALPTVVDVHDLHLWTLTSDMEVASAHLMITDGADSHAVLDQARAVLAGRFGIDHATLQVEPESHTGCDEVTW; this is translated from the coding sequence ATGGAGTCCGGCGGCGACCCGGCCGAGCGTTCGGGGCACGCCCATGCGCACGCTCACGGGGCCGCGGTGAGGTCGGGGGCGCGTCACCTGCGGCGGTTGTGGATGGCGTTCGCGCTGATCGCCGTGTTCTTCGTGGTCGAAGCCGTCGGTGGCCTGCTGACGAACTCCCTGGCCCTGCTCTCCGACGCAGCCCACATGCTCACCGACCTGCTGGGCCTCGGCATGGCCCTCGCCGCCATCCACGTCGCCAACCGACCCATCCAGCGGGCCCAGCACACCTTCGGTCTCTACCGGCTGGAGATCCTGGCCGCGCTGGCCAACGCGGTGCTGCTCCTCGGGGTCGGGGTGTACGTGCTCGTCGAGGCGATCCAGCGGGTGCAGCATCCTGAGGAGGTCCTCGGCGTCGAGATGCTCGTGATCGCGGTCGTGGGACTGGTGGTCAACGTGGTCGCCATGGCCTGGTTGCGGCCGGGCTCGAAGGAGAGCTTGAACGTGCGGGGTGCGTACCTCGAGGTGCTCGCCGACCTGCTCAGCTCCGTCGGCGTGATCGTCGCAGCGGTGATCGTGGGATCGACCGGCTGGACCTACGCCGACCCGCTGATCGCCGCCGCCATCGGGCTGTTCATCTTCCCCCGCACCTTCCGTCTCGGCGGCCAGGCCCTCCGCGTGCTGGTGCAGGCTGCGCCGCCGGGCATCGACGTCGAGGAGGTGCGGGCCCAGCTCGCCGCGCTGCCCACGGTGGTGGACGTCCACGACCTGCACCTGTGGACCCTCACCTCCGACATGGAGGTGGCGTCCGCCCACCTGATGATCACCGACGGGGCCGACAGCCACGCGGTACTCGACCAGGCCCGGGCGGTGCTCGCGGGTCGCTTCGGCATCGATCACGCCACCCTGCAGGTCGAGCCCGAGTCGCACACCGGCTGCGACGAGGTGACCTGGTGA
- a CDS encoding outer membrane protein assembly factor BamB family protein: MTDREPGYRGGPVRLADLGLTPPTRRSPERGRPWLVPVIILAALVAAWGVVAVVDSGGGGDQDLAARPSGDATEAGDDPSPASTEPTLAPLPPFDGWVNPASSGRPWSETVPGILTFRGNPTRSFYGVGPVPTNPVVLWSFPAEGGMCGTSTDGSGTQTWCGTGWTGQPSVWEHRDGRTWVAFGGYDYAVHWLDYESGARLLPDFRTGDIIKGSVTVDPDGYPLLYTGSRDNYYRIIAMDREQPVELWKIHAKAVSPTLWNDDWDGSGLIIDDYLFEGGENSQFHIVKLNRGYGPDGKVTVDPKLVFNTPGWDSQLLSDLGDNQVSIENSVAISGNTVYFANSGGLVQGWDISGLKNGERPARVFRYWTGDDVDASIVVDAEGFLYVGAEFERGNARAREVGQILKLDPRKPDDPLVWSVKDQKPGKSGVWGTPAIWKDMVYVPTNAGELLGIDRVTGQVVWRKDLGSQTWQSPVVVDDVLIEGDCDGNLHAYDVRDTRRDPPELWSVKLDGCIESTPAVWKGRIFVGARGGKFYAIGDPPADRRSPATEAAAGRSDR; this comes from the coding sequence ATGACCGATCGGGAACCGGGCTACCGAGGCGGGCCGGTGCGCCTGGCCGATCTCGGCCTGACCCCACCGACGCGGCGCTCACCCGAACGGGGGCGTCCCTGGCTGGTCCCGGTGATCATCCTCGCCGCCCTGGTCGCCGCCTGGGGTGTGGTGGCGGTGGTGGACTCGGGCGGCGGTGGTGACCAGGACCTCGCCGCCCGACCGTCGGGAGACGCCACCGAGGCCGGGGACGATCCGTCGCCCGCGAGCACTGAGCCCACACTCGCGCCGCTGCCCCCCTTCGACGGCTGGGTCAACCCCGCGTCGTCCGGTCGCCCGTGGAGCGAGACCGTGCCGGGCATCCTGACCTTCCGCGGCAACCCGACCCGCAGCTTCTACGGCGTGGGCCCCGTGCCCACCAACCCCGTGGTGCTGTGGAGCTTCCCCGCCGAGGGCGGCATGTGCGGGACATCCACCGACGGGAGCGGCACGCAGACCTGGTGCGGCACCGGCTGGACCGGCCAACCCTCGGTCTGGGAGCACCGGGACGGCAGGACCTGGGTGGCGTTCGGCGGGTACGACTACGCGGTCCACTGGCTCGACTACGAGTCGGGGGCCCGGCTGCTGCCCGACTTCCGCACCGGCGACATCATCAAGGGCTCGGTGACCGTCGACCCGGACGGCTACCCGCTCCTCTACACCGGCTCGCGCGACAACTACTACCGGATCATCGCCATGGACCGCGAGCAGCCCGTCGAACTATGGAAGATCCACGCCAAGGCGGTCAGCCCCACACTGTGGAACGACGACTGGGACGGTTCCGGGCTGATCATCGACGACTACCTCTTCGAGGGCGGCGAGAACAGCCAGTTCCACATCGTCAAGCTGAACCGGGGCTACGGCCCCGACGGCAAGGTGACCGTCGACCCGAAGCTCGTGTTCAACACCCCGGGCTGGGACTCCCAGCTCCTCAGCGACCTGGGCGACAACCAGGTGTCGATCGAGAACTCGGTGGCCATCTCCGGCAACACCGTCTACTTCGCCAACAGCGGCGGCCTGGTCCAGGGATGGGACATCTCGGGGCTGAAGAACGGCGAGCGCCCCGCCCGGGTCTTCCGCTACTGGACCGGTGACGACGTGGACGCCTCGATCGTGGTCGACGCCGAGGGGTTCCTCTACGTGGGGGCGGAGTTCGAGCGGGGCAACGCGCGGGCCCGGGAGGTGGGCCAGATCCTCAAGCTCGATCCCCGCAAGCCCGACGACCCGCTGGTGTGGTCGGTCAAGGACCAGAAGCCGGGCAAGAGCGGGGTCTGGGGGACCCCCGCGATCTGGAAGGACATGGTCTACGTGCCGACCAACGCCGGGGAGTTGCTCGGCATCGACCGCGTGACCGGCCAGGTGGTGTGGCGCAAGGACCTAGGCAGCCAGACCTGGCAGTCCCCGGTGGTCGTCGACGACGTGCTCATCGAGGGGGATTGCGACGGCAACCTCCACGCCTACGACGTGCGAGACACCCGCCGGGACCCACCCGAGCTGTGGTCGGTGAAGCTCGACGGCTGCATCGAGTCGACCCCCGCGGTGTGGAAGGGCCGGATCTTCGTCGGAGCCCGGGGCGGGAAGTTCTACGCCATCGGCGACCCGCCGGCCGACCGCCGGAGCCCGGCCACCGAGGCCGCAGCGGGCCGCTCCGACCGCTGA
- a CDS encoding peptide chain release factor 3 has product MTPTPTAEAARRRTFAIISHPDAGKTTLTEKFLLYGGALTAEAGAVKARAGRRAATSDWMELERQRGISITSTVLQFPYRDHVVNLLDTPGHRDFSEDTYRVLAAADAAVMVLDAAKGIEPQTLKLFDVCRQRGLPLLTFVNKWDRPGRDPLELLDEIEQQIGLVATPVTWPVGIAGDFRGVIDRRDGLYTRFTRVSRGATEAPEELVEAERAAGEEGEAWDRAREELELLDSVAADLDPKTFLAAESTPTFFGSALTNFGVRKLLDAVVDLVPAPAPRLDADGTPRPLDAPFSGFVFKVQANMDPSHRDRIAFVRVCSGRFERGMVVTHGPTGKPFATKYAHQVFGQERETIDEAYPGDVVGLVNATEVRVGDSLFLDEPVTFPAIPSFAPEHFSVARVRDTGRFKQFRRGIAQLDEEGVVQVLRDPDLGDQEPVLAAVGPMQFDVALHRLEHEFGAPAELSPTSFRLARRTNRSSADSLRGMRGVRILERADGTLLALFESQYWVERLEQEHPELLLERLVAEGSVG; this is encoded by the coding sequence GTGACTCCCACACCGACCGCGGAAGCGGCGCGCCGGCGCACGTTCGCGATCATCTCGCACCCCGACGCGGGCAAGACCACCCTCACCGAGAAGTTCCTGCTCTACGGCGGTGCGCTCACCGCCGAAGCCGGAGCGGTCAAGGCCCGAGCCGGTCGCCGGGCCGCCACCTCGGACTGGATGGAGCTCGAGCGCCAGCGGGGCATCTCCATCACCTCCACCGTCCTGCAGTTCCCCTACCGGGACCACGTGGTCAACCTGCTCGACACCCCCGGGCACCGTGACTTCTCGGAGGACACCTACCGGGTGCTCGCCGCGGCCGACGCCGCGGTGATGGTCCTCGACGCGGCCAAGGGCATCGAGCCCCAGACCCTCAAGCTGTTCGACGTCTGCCGCCAACGCGGCCTGCCGCTGCTCACGTTCGTCAACAAGTGGGATCGACCCGGTCGTGACCCGCTGGAGCTGCTCGACGAAATCGAACAGCAGATCGGCCTGGTGGCCACCCCCGTCACCTGGCCAGTGGGTATCGCCGGTGACTTCCGGGGGGTGATCGACCGGCGCGACGGCCTCTACACCCGCTTCACCCGAGTCAGCCGGGGCGCGACCGAAGCACCCGAAGAGCTCGTGGAGGCGGAACGGGCTGCCGGCGAGGAGGGCGAAGCCTGGGACCGAGCCCGAGAGGAGCTGGAGCTGCTCGACTCCGTGGCCGCGGACCTCGACCCGAAGACCTTCCTCGCTGCCGAGTCCACCCCGACGTTCTTCGGCTCGGCGCTCACCAACTTCGGGGTGCGCAAGCTGCTCGACGCGGTGGTGGACCTGGTCCCCGCCCCGGCGCCCAGACTCGACGCGGACGGCACGCCGCGCCCGTTGGACGCGCCGTTCTCCGGCTTCGTGTTCAAGGTGCAAGCAAACATGGACCCCTCGCACCGGGACCGCATCGCCTTCGTGCGGGTCTGCTCGGGCCGCTTCGAGCGGGGGATGGTCGTCACCCACGGCCCCACCGGCAAGCCCTTCGCCACCAAGTACGCCCACCAGGTCTTCGGCCAGGAGCGCGAGACCATCGACGAGGCGTACCCGGGAGACGTGGTGGGTCTGGTGAACGCCACCGAGGTACGGGTCGGCGACAGCCTGTTCCTCGACGAGCCGGTGACCTTCCCTGCGATCCCGAGCTTCGCCCCCGAGCACTTCTCCGTGGCCCGGGTACGCGACACCGGCCGGTTCAAGCAGTTCCGCCGCGGCATCGCGCAGCTCGACGAGGAGGGCGTGGTGCAGGTGCTGCGCGACCCCGACCTGGGCGACCAGGAACCGGTGCTCGCCGCGGTCGGCCCCATGCAGTTCGACGTGGCCCTGCACCGCCTTGAGCATGAGTTCGGCGCGCCGGCCGAGCTGAGCCCGACCAGCTTCCGACTGGCCCGCCGCACCAACCGCTCGAGCGCGGACTCGCTGCGAGGCATGCGCGGTGTCCGGATCCTGGAGCGGGCCGACGGTACCCTTCTGGCGCTGTTCGAGAGCCAGTACTGGGTGGAGCGCCTGGAACAAGAGCACCCCGAGCTGCTGCTCGAACGTCTCGTGGCGGAGGGAAGCGTGGGGTGA
- a CDS encoding serine hydrolase domain-containing protein codes for MADIEGEVAPGFEAVRAAFEQNFSEGLEIGAAFSAYHRGEKVVDLWGGTADVETGAPWREDTIILVFSTTKGATAMCANKLAQEGRLDVEAPVATYWPEFAKNGKDDITVAHLLSHQAGLAWVDGDMTAEEALSWEPVIEALENQHPAWVPGSQHGYHATTYGWLVGEVVRRIAGRSVGTYFREEIAEPLGADFWIGLPESEEHRVARLQSMIPASISVDMLANPGDDPVAQMIATFLGPDTPLGKALFAPGGALTDQDVWNSRAMRAAEVPAANGVTDARSVARLYAACIGEVDGVRILTEEQVKRATEQRTTGPNTVLMDMDIQFGLGFMLHSSMVALGGPRSFGHFGAGGSMGWADPDAELAFGYVMNRMDMGLAGDPRSFRLVTACYDAIA; via the coding sequence ATGGCCGACATCGAGGGGGAGGTGGCACCGGGCTTCGAAGCCGTACGCGCCGCCTTCGAGCAGAACTTCTCCGAGGGCCTCGAGATCGGCGCGGCGTTCAGCGCCTACCACCGGGGCGAGAAGGTGGTCGACCTGTGGGGTGGGACCGCCGACGTGGAGACCGGCGCTCCCTGGCGCGAGGACACCATCATCCTGGTGTTCTCCACCACCAAGGGAGCCACCGCCATGTGCGCCAACAAGCTGGCCCAGGAGGGCCGGCTCGATGTCGAGGCCCCGGTGGCGACCTACTGGCCGGAGTTCGCCAAGAACGGCAAGGACGACATCACCGTCGCCCACCTGCTCTCCCACCAGGCGGGGCTGGCCTGGGTCGACGGCGACATGACCGCCGAGGAAGCCCTCTCGTGGGAACCGGTGATCGAGGCCCTCGAGAACCAGCACCCCGCCTGGGTGCCGGGATCCCAGCACGGCTATCACGCCACCACCTACGGGTGGCTGGTCGGCGAGGTGGTACGCCGGATCGCGGGCCGCAGCGTGGGCACCTACTTCCGGGAGGAGATCGCCGAGCCCCTCGGGGCGGACTTCTGGATCGGGCTGCCGGAATCCGAGGAGCACCGGGTGGCGCGGCTGCAGTCGATGATCCCCGCCAGCATCTCGGTCGACATGCTCGCCAACCCGGGGGACGACCCGGTGGCGCAGATGATCGCCACCTTCCTCGGTCCCGACACCCCGCTCGGCAAGGCCCTGTTCGCCCCCGGCGGCGCGCTCACCGACCAGGACGTGTGGAACTCACGCGCCATGCGGGCTGCGGAGGTCCCGGCGGCCAACGGGGTCACCGACGCCCGATCGGTTGCCCGCCTCTACGCGGCGTGCATCGGCGAGGTCGACGGCGTCCGCATCCTCACCGAGGAGCAGGTGAAGCGGGCCACCGAGCAGCGCACCACCGGCCCGAACACCGTGCTCATGGACATGGACATCCAGTTCGGGCTGGGCTTCATGCTCCATTCGAGCATGGTCGCGCTGGGCGGCCCCCGCAGCTTCGGGCACTTCGGTGCCGGTGGCTCGATGGGCTGGGCCGATCCCGACGCGGAGCTCGCCTTCGGCTACGTCATGAACCGCATGGATATGGGCCTGGCGGGCGACCCCCGCAGCTTCCGGCTGGTCACGGCCTGCTACGACGCCATCGCCTGA
- a CDS encoding Fur family transcriptional regulator, which yields MGSNPETDAAAEPVDVHRTAAERLRHDGQRYTAGRRAIVAALAEAPRPLTIAELLARVPTLAQSSTYRNLAVLEQARIVHRVIGTDEFARFELTEELAGHHHHLICSSCGDVADFTVDPALEVLLAEAAQRVGADTGFRTAHHRLDLVGTCAGCRDAR from the coding sequence GTGGGATCGAATCCCGAAACCGACGCCGCCGCCGAGCCGGTGGACGTCCACCGCACCGCCGCCGAACGCCTCCGCCACGACGGCCAGCGCTACACCGCTGGCCGCCGGGCCATCGTGGCCGCCCTGGCCGAAGCTCCCCGGCCGCTGACCATCGCCGAGTTGCTGGCGCGGGTGCCGACGCTCGCCCAGAGCTCGACTTACCGGAACCTGGCGGTCCTCGAGCAGGCCCGGATCGTGCACCGGGTCATCGGCACCGACGAGTTCGCCCGGTTCGAGCTGACCGAGGAGCTCGCCGGCCACCACCATCACCTCATCTGCTCCTCCTGCGGTGACGTGGCCGACTTCACGGTCGACCCGGCACTGGAGGTGCTGCTGGCGGAGGCCGCGCAGCGAGTGGGGGCCGACACCGGCTTCCGGACCGCGCACCACCGCCTCGACCTGGTCGGCACCTGCGCCGGCTGCCGCGACGCTCGCTGA
- a CDS encoding alpha/beta fold hydrolase produces MTTAPVVPPIDRPTDLPGFPGARRPDRSRWVTTSGVAIATYEWGPRDAPPILAAHGGFDFAGTFDVFAPMLVEGGWRVVAWDARGHGDSEHAVLYNWGADLRDALAVLDSVGEEPMVFLGHSKGGGLMLELADALPHRVSHLVNLDGLPSKNNWPDVSDHERTRMLHDELSGWLDHRRRCATAVRRAGTLEELAERRARMNPRLPIEWLRYLVTVGARHDEDGWRWKIDPTLRLGGFGPWRPEWSMERMPGLSVPVLGVLGLEVEVMGWGTRPADVEPYLPPGGRLEALDGVGHFVHIEQPRLVADLVLEFLGSPPR; encoded by the coding sequence ATGACCACGGCGCCGGTTGTCCCCCCGATCGACCGCCCGACAGACCTGCCGGGATTCCCCGGGGCCCGGCGCCCCGACCGATCCCGCTGGGTCACCACCAGCGGTGTCGCCATCGCCACCTACGAGTGGGGCCCGCGGGACGCGCCCCCGATCCTCGCCGCCCACGGGGGCTTCGACTTCGCCGGGACATTCGACGTCTTCGCCCCGATGCTCGTCGAGGGCGGCTGGAGGGTCGTGGCCTGGGATGCTCGCGGTCACGGTGACTCCGAGCACGCAGTGCTCTACAACTGGGGTGCCGACCTGCGAGACGCCCTCGCCGTGCTCGACAGCGTGGGCGAGGAGCCGATGGTGTTCCTCGGTCACTCCAAGGGCGGCGGGCTCATGCTGGAGCTGGCGGATGCGCTGCCCCACCGGGTCTCCCACCTCGTCAATCTCGACGGTCTCCCGTCGAAGAACAACTGGCCCGACGTCTCGGACCATGAGCGCACCCGGATGCTCCACGACGAGCTGTCGGGCTGGCTCGACCACCGCCGGCGCTGTGCCACTGCGGTACGGCGAGCAGGCACGCTGGAGGAGCTGGCCGAGCGTCGGGCCCGGATGAACCCGCGGTTGCCGATCGAGTGGCTCCGGTACCTCGTCACGGTCGGCGCCCGGCACGACGAGGACGGCTGGCGCTGGAAGATCGACCCCACCCTCCGCCTGGGTGGTTTCGGGCCGTGGCGTCCGGAGTGGTCCATGGAGCGCATGCCGGGCCTGTCCGTTCCCGTGCTCGGTGTGTTGGGGCTCGAGGTCGAGGTCATGGGTTGGGGGACCCGTCCCGCCGACGTGGAGCCCTACCTGCCCCCCGGTGGTCGGCTGGAGGCCCTCGACGGCGTGGGGCACTTCGTGCACATCGAGCAGCCCCGGCTGGTGGCCGACCTGGTGCTCGAGTTCCTGGGGAGCCCACCACGATGA